The proteins below are encoded in one region of Aquisphaera giovannonii:
- a CDS encoding IS4 family transposase produces MAKRPAKPLKSRDIRGVKYVERLLPLLDALHEVGCGRDKAGNRCLFYDQYCMLVLLSMFNPVVRSLRAIQQVSGLRNVQRKLGCSRASLGSLSEAVEVFEPGRLLGIIDALAADAGPVRDVRQGHLAHALTAVDGSVVKTLKSITEAAFMGDKNGGSHSGWRLHTHFDIDRGVPVRIDVTRASNSGKDDEKNRLRDRLEPDHCYVMDRWYAQFTLFRDIVAAGSSYVCRVRDNTNLMDVVEERPVTEAAKAAGVIRDVVVNLGGDRKEGERPGHPVRIVMVRTTPHTKRGGRKGGTAGPSSDGILRIATSLLDVPAEIIANIYKHRWTIELFFRFFKHVLGCRRLLSTHEAGIEIQAYCAIIACLLISLWTERKPTLRTYEMICHYFTGLAGLDELVAHLEGLKRAEEAKRAAS; encoded by the coding sequence ATGGCGAAGCGTCCGGCGAAGCCTCTGAAATCCCGGGATATCCGGGGCGTGAAGTACGTCGAGCGGCTCCTGCCGTTGCTCGATGCGCTGCATGAGGTCGGCTGCGGCCGCGACAAGGCGGGCAATCGCTGCCTGTTCTATGACCAGTACTGCATGCTCGTCCTGCTCTCGATGTTCAACCCCGTGGTCCGCTCGCTGCGGGCCATCCAGCAGGTCAGCGGGCTCCGCAACGTGCAGCGCAAGCTCGGCTGCTCGCGGGCGTCGCTGGGCTCGCTGTCGGAGGCCGTGGAGGTCTTCGAGCCGGGCCGCCTCCTGGGGATCATCGACGCCCTGGCCGCCGACGCCGGGCCGGTCCGCGACGTCCGCCAGGGCCACCTGGCGCACGCGCTGACGGCGGTCGACGGCAGCGTCGTCAAGACGCTCAAGTCGATCACCGAGGCCGCCTTCATGGGCGACAAGAACGGCGGCTCGCACAGCGGCTGGCGGCTGCACACCCACTTCGACATCGACCGCGGCGTGCCGGTGCGGATCGACGTCACCCGCGCCTCCAACAGCGGCAAGGACGACGAGAAGAACCGGCTCCGCGACCGACTGGAGCCGGACCATTGCTACGTCATGGACCGGTGGTACGCCCAGTTCACCCTCTTCCGCGACATCGTCGCGGCCGGCAGCAGCTACGTCTGCCGGGTCCGCGACAACACCAACCTCATGGACGTGGTCGAGGAGCGGCCGGTCACCGAGGCGGCGAAGGCCGCCGGGGTGATCCGCGACGTCGTCGTGAACCTCGGCGGCGATCGGAAGGAAGGCGAGCGGCCGGGCCACCCGGTGCGGATCGTGATGGTGAGGACGACGCCGCACACGAAGCGAGGCGGCCGCAAGGGCGGCACGGCGGGCCCGTCCAGCGACGGCATCCTGCGGATCGCCACGAGCCTCCTCGACGTGCCGGCCGAGATTATCGCGAATATATACAAGCATAGGTGGACGATCGAGCTGTTCTTCCGGTTCTTCAAGCACGTGCTCGGCTGCCGGCGGCTGCTGAGCACGCACGAGGCGGGGATCGAGATCCAGGCGTACTGCGCCATCATCGCGTGCCTGCTGATCAGCCTGTGGACGGAGCGGAAGCCGACGCTGCGGACCTACGAGATGATCTGCCACTACTTCACGGGGCTGGCGGGCCTGGACGAGTTGGTGGCGCACCTGGAGGGGCTGAAGCGGGCCGAAGAAGCGAAGCGTGCGGCCTCCTGA
- a CDS encoding transposase, with amino-acid sequence MPRSARASAGGYCYHVMNRGNARAEVFHKPADFEAFLAIAAEAMVRVPMRVLAYCLLPNHFHLVLWPREDGDLSRWMHWLMTSHVRRYLRHYHSSGHVWQGRFKAFPIQEDEHLLRVIRYVERNALRAGLAERAEAWPWSSLRTFADGPALDPGPAPRGADWLAFVNAPMTDAELAAIRLSVKRDRPYGADAWTRDTARLLGLEYSLQPRGRPRRVRVEDAVGEDDTTQTT; translated from the coding sequence ATGCCACGATCGGCGCGGGCGTCGGCCGGCGGCTACTGCTACCACGTCATGAACCGCGGCAACGCGAGGGCCGAGGTCTTCCACAAGCCGGCCGACTTCGAGGCCTTCCTGGCGATCGCCGCGGAGGCGATGGTCCGCGTGCCGATGCGGGTGCTGGCGTACTGCCTGCTGCCCAATCACTTCCACCTGGTGCTCTGGCCCCGCGAGGACGGCGACCTCAGCCGCTGGATGCACTGGCTGATGACCTCGCACGTGAGGCGGTACCTGCGCCACTACCACAGCAGCGGCCACGTCTGGCAGGGCCGGTTCAAGGCCTTCCCGATCCAGGAGGACGAGCACCTGCTGCGGGTCATCCGCTACGTCGAGCGCAACGCCCTGCGGGCCGGCCTCGCCGAGCGTGCCGAGGCCTGGCCCTGGTCGAGCCTCCGCACCTTCGCCGACGGCCCGGCCCTGGACCCCGGCCCCGCGCCTCGGGGCGCCGACTGGCTGGCGTTCGTCAACGCCCCGATGACCGACGCCGAGCTGGCCGCCATCCGCCTCTCCGTGAAGCGGGACCGCCCCTACGGCGCCGACGCCTGGACCCGCGACACGGCGCGGCTCCTGGGCCTCGAATACAGCCTCCAGCCCCGCGGCAGGCCGCGCAGGGTGCGCGTGGAGGACGCGGTAGGGGAGGACGATACCACCCAGACTACGTAG
- a CDS encoding adenylate kinase family protein, which translates to MSQRVPPQHVAVFGRPGSGKSSLAERLSADHGYALVRTGELLRQAVRRRDSLGSPVEGYLKSGALVPDDVVAALVARAVADVGDGRLLFDGFPRTLSQVGILDAWEREKGYRVDCFLDVDIRREAAIARMGGRRVCPACGATYHMVSHPPLHDETCDLDGTRLERRKDDDPEVIEARQRVFEESTEPVVAHYRTHAPGRFRRVDGEKPLDAVYAESLRALALDA; encoded by the coding sequence TTGTCGCAGCGGGTCCCGCCTCAGCACGTCGCGGTCTTCGGTCGGCCGGGGAGCGGCAAGAGTAGCCTGGCCGAGCGCCTGAGCGCCGATCACGGGTATGCCCTGGTGCGCACCGGCGAGCTCCTCCGCCAGGCGGTCCGCCGCCGGGACTCCCTCGGGAGCCCGGTCGAGGGGTATCTCAAATCGGGCGCCCTCGTGCCCGACGACGTGGTCGCCGCCCTGGTCGCGCGGGCCGTCGCGGACGTCGGGGACGGGCGACTCCTGTTCGACGGCTTCCCCCGGACGCTGAGCCAGGTCGGGATCCTCGACGCGTGGGAACGCGAGAAGGGCTACCGGGTCGACTGCTTCCTCGACGTGGATATCCGCCGCGAGGCGGCGATCGCGCGGATGGGCGGCCGTCGCGTCTGCCCGGCCTGCGGGGCGACCTACCACATGGTGAGCCACCCCCCGCTCCACGACGAGACGTGCGACCTCGACGGCACCCGACTCGAGCGTCGCAAGGACGACGACCCCGAGGTCATCGAGGCCCGCCAGCGCGTCTTCGAGGAGTCCACGGAGCCGGTCGTCGCTCACTACAGGACGCACGCCCCGGGCCGCTTCCGCCGGGTCGACGGGGAGAAACCCCTCGACGCCGTCTATGCCGAGTCCCTCCGGGCCCTCGCCCTCGACGCGTGA
- a CDS encoding carbohydrate porin: MQSVRCRKFIGLLLAAWACVPSNRLEAAQDRGDTPPAAGIPAYPPNFDPGQEAPGGAWTPVPEPDPYPDGPEASRFLLGDDFPFRSLREGTGFSFYTSFTQFEQGVASGGLRDGARWGGKFDMLAHLDTEGAGLWRGGMLDLFAESRLGQSIEGFSGSLSPANLAMYFPVPDAQVTAITGLKFTQEITDRAGLFFGKLNALNGDRERFLKYPLTSRFWNAAFNFNLALDRYPYSAPGAGFYYVPERGPSLAFLALDSYDSPRTTGLEKLFRNGAFLYAEAKQKTEFFGLPGKHTLATLWGTGAFADLAPASFIDLPQGAVPAPKRRGTWTVLWNMEQRLFVDPAIPDRGVGLYVQTGLGDGNPNPTRWFLSVALCGNVPIAGREGDTAGLGYYNLGLSQQAKDILPGLRDEPGGELFYNLRLAPGCHLTPDLQFVRPGFTPIRDALILGLRLKADF; this comes from the coding sequence GTGCAATCAGTCCGGTGCCGGAAGTTCATCGGCCTGCTGCTCGCTGCCTGGGCGTGCGTCCCCTCCAACCGGCTCGAGGCCGCGCAGGATCGGGGCGATACGCCGCCTGCCGCGGGCATTCCAGCCTATCCGCCGAATTTCGACCCCGGCCAGGAGGCCCCGGGGGGCGCCTGGACGCCGGTTCCCGAGCCGGACCCTTATCCGGACGGCCCCGAAGCCAGCCGATTCCTCCTCGGCGATGACTTCCCCTTCCGCTCGCTGCGGGAAGGAACGGGCTTCTCCTTCTACACCTCGTTCACCCAGTTCGAGCAAGGGGTGGCATCCGGCGGGCTCCGAGACGGGGCCCGCTGGGGCGGCAAGTTCGACATGCTGGCGCACCTCGACACGGAGGGCGCGGGCCTCTGGCGAGGCGGCATGCTCGATCTCTTCGCCGAATCGCGCCTCGGCCAGTCGATCGAGGGCTTCTCGGGCTCGCTGTCGCCCGCGAATCTGGCCATGTATTTCCCCGTGCCGGATGCCCAGGTCACGGCGATCACCGGGCTGAAGTTCACGCAGGAGATCACGGACCGCGCGGGGCTCTTCTTCGGCAAGCTGAACGCCCTCAACGGCGACCGCGAGAGGTTCCTCAAGTATCCCCTCACGTCGCGGTTCTGGAACGCCGCCTTCAACTTCAACCTGGCCCTGGATCGATACCCGTATTCCGCCCCCGGCGCCGGCTTCTACTACGTCCCGGAACGCGGCCCCTCGCTCGCGTTCCTGGCCCTCGACTCGTACGATTCCCCTCGCACGACCGGGCTCGAGAAGCTCTTCCGCAACGGGGCCTTCCTCTATGCCGAGGCGAAGCAGAAGACCGAATTCTTCGGCCTGCCGGGGAAGCACACCCTGGCGACGCTGTGGGGCACGGGTGCCTTCGCGGACCTCGCCCCGGCCTCGTTCATCGACCTCCCGCAGGGCGCCGTCCCGGCCCCGAAGAGGCGCGGCACCTGGACGGTGCTCTGGAACATGGAGCAGCGCTTGTTCGTCGATCCCGCGATTCCGGACCGCGGCGTGGGCCTGTACGTCCAGACGGGCCTGGGCGACGGCAATCCGAACCCGACCCGCTGGTTCCTGAGCGTCGCCCTCTGCGGCAACGTCCCGATCGCCGGCCGCGAGGGGGACACCGCGGGCCTGGGATACTACAACCTCGGCCTCAGCCAGCAGGCCAAGGACATCCTCCCCGGGCTCCGGGACGAGCCCGGCGGCGAGCTCTTCTACAACCTGCGCCTCGCCCCCGGCTGCCACCTCACGCCGGACCTCCAGTTCGTCCGCCCCGGATTCACGCCCATCCGAGACGCCCTCATCCTGGGCCTCCGGCTCAAGGCCGATTTCTGA
- a CDS encoding calcium-binding protein, protein MSKSPRRDARRMVHAARPRMESLEARRVMDASASPSATVVGNVLMIAGTPRADRIQVLPTESVGTVRVVANGRQLGRFGPVAEIDISGGAGGDVIAVDPRITVRTRIDGQAGNDNLRGGSGVNALVGGDGFDTLVGTPGRDTFDGGPGRSRQVFLKTLGTVQVGLSASGAGLRRLSGAYSVQRLQVGGPAVVGAGDLNNARIAGLLKGSYDAGQTISIANATQADADTLAGLLGDPRPVAFAAGLAKADLVSFRKVAQDGQTLYSIDVMAPVQGPRLRPGLRAAGMRARQQGDRLHLATVFTPTPMAPSVTLTDATNNLVQLASAYQSSTLQSNTHGDAVQIVNVAYAARSFANSQDLYYITQEVDNFIAAPAIGQAGTPPFNYVQAEWGNYAINQLTGLATTSGVLTLSPSPQTTETTSSVTSGVSFSIGGSVGFNAAQGPNAGLTVGLTISNSTTKTVPPLTVTYLGDPATSKTAWSFNVGYQNLPQPSQTMTFVTGWIWEVPFANYAQNPTGLAFETNAGLGYNNPLTTTPPTFGSQWMVNGTVTSSVPLPFGNTFTLAKPQVTGVSPTTVRPGDSFTIEGAGLYAPLISAVLVGGQQVNPANYTVLSDTEIQVVAPNTPGVDLPVSIQTTQGQSNTDKTITIGVAPTITVSPQAVSAAAGQAFANQVVANFTSSGAGLPASSFGATINWGDGTAASAGVITSTGPGTYSIQGGHAYATAGSYPISIAVNGPENAQGSASGTATVTSQDNAGGPQDLTSQAISATVNEAFTNATVATFTDADPGVSPSDFTASIDWGDGITTPITTVNTSGPQSFIVLGTHTYLVTGNYTFTVQVTDGNNRKATTTGVATVTAPPTA, encoded by the coding sequence ATGTCCAAGTCCCCGCGTCGAGACGCCAGGCGGATGGTCCACGCCGCTCGCCCTCGCATGGAATCGTTGGAGGCACGACGGGTCATGGACGCGTCGGCGAGCCCGAGTGCGACCGTCGTCGGCAACGTCCTGATGATCGCGGGGACGCCGAGGGCGGACCGGATCCAGGTGCTGCCGACGGAGAGCGTGGGGACGGTCCGGGTCGTCGCCAATGGGAGGCAGCTCGGCCGGTTCGGGCCCGTCGCCGAGATCGACATCAGCGGCGGGGCGGGGGGGGACGTCATCGCGGTGGATCCGCGGATCACCGTGCGGACGCGGATCGACGGCCAGGCGGGGAATGACAACCTGCGCGGGGGCTCCGGCGTCAACGCCCTCGTCGGCGGGGACGGGTTCGACACGCTGGTCGGGACGCCGGGCCGCGACACGTTCGACGGCGGCCCCGGGCGGTCGCGGCAGGTCTTCCTCAAGACGCTGGGGACCGTCCAGGTCGGCCTGTCGGCCTCGGGGGCGGGGCTCCGGCGGCTGTCGGGGGCGTACTCGGTCCAGCGGCTCCAGGTCGGGGGGCCGGCGGTCGTCGGCGCGGGGGACCTGAACAACGCGCGGATCGCCGGGCTGCTGAAGGGGAGCTACGACGCCGGCCAGACGATCTCCATCGCCAACGCGACCCAGGCCGACGCCGACACGCTGGCCGGCCTGCTCGGCGACCCGAGGCCGGTGGCCTTCGCCGCCGGGCTCGCGAAGGCCGACCTGGTCTCGTTCCGGAAGGTCGCCCAGGACGGCCAGACGCTCTACAGCATCGACGTCATGGCCCCGGTCCAGGGCCCCAGGCTCAGGCCGGGCCTGCGGGCGGCCGGGATGCGGGCCCGCCAGCAGGGGGACCGCCTGCACCTGGCGACCGTCTTCACGCCCACGCCCATGGCCCCCTCGGTGACGCTCACCGACGCGACCAACAACCTCGTCCAGCTCGCCTCGGCGTACCAGTCGAGCACCCTCCAGTCGAACACGCACGGCGACGCCGTCCAGATCGTCAACGTCGCCTACGCCGCCCGGTCGTTCGCGAATAGCCAGGACCTCTACTACATCACCCAGGAGGTCGACAACTTCATCGCCGCGCCGGCGATCGGCCAGGCCGGCACCCCGCCGTTCAATTACGTCCAGGCCGAGTGGGGGAATTACGCGATCAACCAGCTCACGGGGCTCGCCACCACGTCCGGGGTGCTGACGCTGTCCCCCAGCCCGCAGACGACCGAGACCACCTCGAGCGTCACCAGCGGCGTGAGCTTCTCGATCGGCGGCAGCGTGGGATTCAACGCGGCGCAGGGGCCCAACGCGGGGCTCACCGTCGGGCTGACGATCTCCAATTCCACCACGAAGACCGTGCCGCCGCTGACGGTCACCTATCTCGGGGATCCCGCCACCAGCAAGACCGCGTGGTCGTTCAACGTCGGCTACCAGAACCTGCCCCAGCCGAGCCAGACGATGACCTTCGTGACCGGCTGGATCTGGGAGGTGCCGTTCGCAAACTACGCGCAGAACCCGACCGGACTGGCGTTCGAGACCAACGCCGGCCTCGGCTACAACAACCCGCTCACCACCACCCCGCCTACGTTCGGGTCGCAGTGGATGGTGAACGGCACCGTGACGTCCTCCGTCCCGCTCCCGTTCGGCAACACCTTCACGCTCGCCAAGCCTCAGGTGACGGGCGTGAGCCCGACGACCGTGAGGCCGGGCGATTCGTTCACGATCGAGGGCGCGGGCCTGTACGCCCCGCTCATCAGCGCCGTCCTGGTCGGGGGCCAGCAGGTGAATCCGGCCAACTACACGGTCCTCAGCGACACCGAGATCCAGGTCGTGGCGCCGAACACGCCCGGCGTGGACCTGCCGGTGAGCATCCAGACCACCCAGGGGCAATCCAACACCGACAAGACGATCACGATCGGCGTCGCGCCGACGATCACCGTGTCGCCGCAGGCGGTCTCCGCCGCGGCCGGCCAGGCGTTCGCCAACCAGGTCGTGGCCAACTTCACCTCGTCCGGCGCCGGCCTGCCCGCGAGCAGCTTCGGGGCGACGATCAACTGGGGAGACGGCACCGCCGCGTCGGCCGGCGTGATCACGTCCACCGGGCCGGGGACCTACAGCATCCAGGGGGGCCACGCGTACGCGACCGCCGGATCGTACCCCATCTCGATCGCCGTCAACGGCCCGGAGAACGCGCAGGGCTCGGCCAGCGGCACCGCCACCGTGACGTCCCAGGACAACGCGGGCGGCCCCCAGGACCTGACGTCCCAGGCGATCTCGGCGACGGTCAACGAGGCGTTCACCAACGCGACCGTGGCGACGTTCACGGACGCCGACCCCGGCGTGAGCCCGAGCGACTTCACCGCCTCCATCGACTGGGGCGACGGCATCACCACGCCGATCACCACCGTCAACACGAGCGGGCCGCAGTCGTTCATCGTCCTGGGCACGCATACGTATCTCGTCACCGGCAACTACACGTTCACCGTCCAGGTCACCGACGGCAACAACCGCAAGGCCACGACCACGGGCGTCGCCACCGTGACCGCCCCCCCGACCGCGTGA
- a CDS encoding bifunctional helix-turn-helix transcriptional regulator/GNAT family N-acetyltransferase, with product METHFLEEHVERVRRFNRFYTRRIGVLHEHLLGSGFSLTQARVLYELAHRPTLSTSTLCRELGLNAGYLSRLVAGFEKEGLIEKTRSPADARVHELRLTEEGRATFGPLDDASRRDAIAMLQRLSEPERLRLVEAMGQIQGLLDGAGPGYLLREPRPGDLGWIVHRQAVLYAEEYGWNAEYEALAAEIVAKFVRELDPKSERCWVAEKGGKVAGSVFVVRDDDATAKLRLLYVEPEARGLGIGRRLVDECLAFARLAGYRRMTLWTNSVLAGARRIYEEAGFRLIKEEPHRSFGKDLVAQTWCRDL from the coding sequence ATGGAGACTCACTTCCTCGAGGAGCACGTCGAGCGGGTCCGCCGCTTCAACCGCTTCTACACGCGACGGATCGGGGTGCTCCACGAGCACCTGCTGGGCAGCGGGTTCTCGCTCACCCAGGCCCGCGTCCTCTACGAGCTGGCCCATCGCCCCACCCTCTCGACCTCGACCCTGTGCCGGGAGCTCGGGCTCAATGCGGGCTACCTGAGCCGGCTGGTGGCGGGCTTCGAGAAGGAGGGGCTCATCGAGAAGACGCGCTCGCCGGCCGACGCCCGCGTCCACGAGCTCCGGCTGACGGAGGAGGGGCGTGCGACGTTCGGGCCGCTCGACGACGCCTCTCGGCGGGACGCCATCGCGATGCTGCAACGCCTGTCGGAGCCGGAGCGGCTCCGGCTGGTCGAGGCGATGGGCCAGATCCAGGGCCTGCTCGACGGGGCGGGGCCGGGGTACCTGCTTCGAGAGCCCCGGCCGGGCGACCTGGGCTGGATCGTCCATCGGCAGGCGGTGCTCTACGCCGAGGAGTACGGCTGGAACGCCGAGTACGAGGCCCTGGCCGCCGAGATCGTCGCCAAGTTCGTGCGGGAGCTCGACCCGAAATCCGAGCGCTGCTGGGTCGCCGAGAAGGGCGGCAAGGTGGCCGGGTCGGTGTTCGTCGTCCGGGACGACGACGCCACCGCGAAGCTGCGGCTGCTCTACGTGGAGCCCGAGGCCCGCGGGCTCGGCATCGGCCGCCGCCTCGTGGACGAATGCCTGGCCTTCGCCCGACTGGCCGGCTACCGGAGGATGACGCTCTGGACCAACAGCGTGCTGGCCGGCGCACGCCGGATCTACGAGGAGGCGGGCTTCCGGCTGATCAAGGAGGAGCCGCACCGCAGCTTCGGGAAGGACCTCGTCGCGCAGACCTGGTGCCGCGACCTGTGA
- a CDS encoding trans-sulfuration enzyme family protein, which yields MKPATAAAQALGWIDEATRAVVPPLHPSSTFVRDADNGFRSGRSYTRADNPTYDQAEAVLATLENGAGAALFASGMAAATAVFLALRPGDHVVISRVMYWALRSWLLGFATDWGLRVEVVDTTDLDALEAAVRPGETTLVWIETPGNPTLAITDIAATAGIAHAAGARLAVDSTVATPVFTRPLDLGADVVMHSATKSLNGHSDVLAGALVTRAADAHWEAIKRVRVQSGGVLGTFEAWLLLRGMRTLYPRVRAAAANAMAVAQHFQGHPLVEDVLYPGLADFPGHAVAARQMQGGFGSLMSIRVKGGEQGAIAAAANVKIWKRATSLGGVESLVEHRASVEGAQSPAPPDLLRMSVGIEDAGDLIDDFEQALAASRR from the coding sequence ATGAAGCCGGCCACGGCGGCGGCCCAGGCGCTGGGCTGGATCGACGAGGCGACGCGGGCGGTGGTGCCGCCGCTGCACCCCTCCTCGACCTTCGTGCGCGACGCGGACAACGGATTCCGCTCCGGGCGCAGCTACACGCGAGCCGACAACCCGACCTACGACCAGGCGGAGGCGGTGCTGGCGACGCTCGAGAACGGCGCGGGCGCGGCCCTGTTCGCCTCCGGCATGGCGGCGGCGACGGCCGTGTTCCTGGCGCTGAGGCCCGGCGACCACGTCGTGATCTCGCGGGTGATGTACTGGGCCCTGCGATCGTGGCTGCTCGGCTTCGCGACCGACTGGGGATTGAGGGTCGAGGTCGTCGACACGACGGACCTCGACGCCCTGGAGGCCGCCGTGCGGCCCGGCGAGACGACGCTCGTCTGGATCGAGACGCCGGGCAATCCCACGCTCGCGATCACCGACATCGCCGCGACGGCGGGGATCGCCCACGCGGCCGGCGCCCGCCTGGCGGTGGACTCGACGGTCGCGACGCCGGTCTTCACCCGCCCGCTCGACCTCGGCGCCGACGTCGTGATGCATTCGGCGACGAAGTCGCTCAACGGCCATTCCGACGTCCTCGCCGGCGCGCTGGTCACGCGGGCGGCGGATGCGCACTGGGAGGCGATCAAGCGGGTGCGCGTCCAGTCGGGCGGGGTGCTCGGCACCTTCGAGGCGTGGCTCCTGCTGCGGGGGATGCGCACCCTCTACCCGCGGGTGCGGGCCGCGGCGGCGAACGCGATGGCCGTGGCGCAGCATTTCCAGGGCCACCCGCTGGTGGAGGACGTGCTCTATCCGGGCCTCGCCGACTTCCCCGGCCACGCGGTCGCGGCGAGGCAGATGCAGGGCGGCTTCGGCAGCCTGATGTCGATCCGCGTGAAGGGGGGCGAGCAGGGCGCCATCGCGGCCGCCGCGAACGTGAAGATCTGGAAGCGTGCCACGTCGCTGGGCGGCGTCGAGAGCCTCGTCGAGCATCGCGCGTCGGTCGAAGGGGCCCAGTCGCCCGCGCCGCCGGATCTGCTGCGCATGTCCGTCGGCATCGAGGACGCCGGCGACCTGATCGACGACTTCGAGCAGGCGCTGGCGGCGTCGCGGCGTTGA
- a CDS encoding DUF1559 domain-containing protein: MRHRSRPGFTLIELLVVIAIIAVLIALLLPAVQSAREAARRIQCTNNLKQLGLAVHNYESSSGVLPPPFVLGIVSGTTLNGNGWSAHARILPYSEQGTAYNAMNLSLRYSVPDNLTVSRLTIGQFLCPSEIKPDPRTDATTGEVVHGVNNYGWNRGDWLVWGGLGTTNRAPFDVNVARRLAAFTDGTSNTLLASEVRAYQPNLNNCGALANVNPKNPPPASADPMTLVPQYASGCSLGLTGHTEWVDGAVHETGFTTAWTPNKAITRTSNSSQALDLVNWRENATLTNGGPSLGAITSRSYHPGGVNALLGDGSVRFIKDTVDGAAWRALGSLNGGEVLSADAF; encoded by the coding sequence ATGCGCCATCGAAGCCGCCCCGGATTCACCCTGATCGAGTTGCTGGTCGTCATCGCGATCATCGCGGTGCTGATCGCCCTGCTGCTGCCGGCGGTGCAGTCGGCCCGCGAGGCGGCGCGTCGCATCCAGTGCACGAACAACCTGAAGCAGCTCGGCCTGGCCGTGCACAACTACGAGTCCTCGTCCGGGGTGCTGCCCCCGCCCTTCGTCCTGGGGATCGTCTCGGGGACGACGCTCAACGGCAACGGCTGGAGCGCCCACGCGCGGATCCTGCCCTACTCCGAGCAGGGCACCGCGTACAACGCGATGAACCTGTCCCTCCGGTACAGCGTGCCGGACAACCTCACCGTGAGCCGGCTGACCATCGGGCAGTTCCTCTGCCCGAGCGAGATCAAGCCGGATCCGCGGACGGATGCCACGACGGGCGAGGTGGTGCACGGCGTGAACAACTACGGCTGGAACCGCGGCGACTGGCTGGTCTGGGGCGGCCTGGGCACCACCAACCGAGCCCCGTTCGACGTCAACGTCGCCCGCCGCCTCGCCGCGTTCACCGACGGCACGAGCAACACGCTCCTCGCCTCGGAGGTGCGGGCGTACCAGCCGAACCTGAACAACTGCGGCGCCCTGGCCAACGTCAATCCGAAGAATCCTCCGCCGGCCTCGGCCGACCCGATGACGCTGGTCCCCCAGTACGCCTCCGGCTGCTCGCTGGGCCTGACCGGCCACACGGAGTGGGTGGACGGCGCGGTCCACGAGACCGGCTTCACCACCGCCTGGACCCCGAACAAGGCGATCACCCGCACCTCCAACTCCTCGCAGGCCCTGGACCTCGTCAACTGGCGCGAGAATGCCACGCTCACCAACGGCGGGCCCAGCCTCGGCGCCATCACCTCGCGGAGCTACCACCCCGGCGGCGTCAACGCGCTGCTCGGCGACGGGTCGGTCCGGTTCATCAAGGACACCGTCGACGGGGCCGCCTGGCGGGCCCTCGGCAGCCTGAACGGCGGCGAGGTCCTCTCGGCGGACGCCTTCTGA